The proteins below are encoded in one region of Bacillota bacterium:
- a CDS encoding acetyl-CoA C-acetyltransferase translates to MKEVVITSAARTAIGSFGGALAGLPAWQLGAVVIQEVIRRSRIEPGQVDEVLMGSILPASQGANPARRASLAAGVPVEIPAVTINMMCASGLKTVAMAATAIAAGDMEIAVAGGMESMSNAAYFLDRARWGMRMGHEVLKDEMLTAALWCPFTDVHMGMTAENIAEKHRITRLEQDEFAASSQAKAQAAMEAGKFDAEIVPVEIPQKKGEPVKFVRDEYPRSGVTVESLAKLKPAFKKDGTITPGNASGINDGAAACVVMSADKAKELGIKPMVAVRSYASAGVEPAFMGLGPVPATRRALAKIGMSLDGIDLIEANEAFAAQTLGVGRELQWDPSKVNIRGGAIALGHPVGASGARILVTLIHALIDEGLHTGLATLCVGGGMGMSMIVDRA, encoded by the coding sequence GGCGCGGACCGCGATCGGATCGTTCGGGGGCGCGCTTGCGGGCCTTCCCGCCTGGCAACTGGGGGCGGTGGTGATTCAGGAGGTCATCAGGAGAAGCCGAATCGAGCCGGGCCAGGTCGATGAGGTGCTGATGGGGTCCATACTCCCCGCATCCCAAGGGGCGAACCCGGCAAGGAGGGCCTCGCTCGCGGCGGGCGTGCCGGTTGAGATCCCCGCGGTTACCATCAACATGATGTGCGCGTCAGGCCTGAAGACCGTGGCAATGGCGGCCACCGCTATAGCTGCGGGGGATATGGAGATCGCGGTCGCGGGGGGCATGGAGAGCATGTCCAACGCCGCCTACTTCCTCGACCGGGCCAGGTGGGGGATGAGGATGGGCCACGAGGTTCTGAAGGACGAGATGTTGACAGCTGCTTTGTGGTGTCCGTTCACAGATGTCCACATGGGGATGACCGCTGAGAACATAGCGGAGAAACACCGCATAACCCGACTGGAGCAGGATGAGTTCGCCGCCTCAAGCCAGGCCAAAGCGCAGGCGGCGATGGAGGCCGGGAAGTTCGACGCCGAGATCGTACCGGTGGAGATACCTCAGAAGAAAGGCGAGCCTGTGAAGTTCGTCCGGGACGAATACCCGCGGTCCGGGGTTACCGTAGAAAGCCTTGCGAAGCTGAAGCCCGCGTTCAAGAAAGACGGCACTATCACTCCTGGCAATGCGTCGGGCATAAACGACGGCGCCGCGGCGTGCGTGGTGATGAGCGCGGACAAAGCGAAGGAGCTCGGGATCAAGCCCATGGTGGCTGTTCGGTCTTACGCTTCGGCAGGGGTTGAGCCCGCGTTCATGGGGCTGGGTCCTGTCCCTGCTACCCGACGGGCCCTGGCCAAGATCGGCATGTCTCTGGACGGCATCGATCTGATCGAAGCGAACGAGGCATTTGCCGCGCAGACGCTGGGGGTAGGGCGGGAACTGCAATGGGATCCGAGCAAAGTGAATATCCGGGGCGGAGCGATCGCGCTCGGCCATCCTGTGGGAGCAAGCGGTGCCCGGATACTCGTCACCCTGATCCATGCCCTCATAGATGAAGGTCTCCACACCGGGCTTGCCACCTTGTGCGTCGGCGGAGGAATGGGTATGTCGATGATCGTCGACCGTGCATAA
- a CDS encoding ABC transporter ATP-binding protein produces MALLEVCGLTVRFGGLYAVRDLNLSVEAGEIRGLIGPNGAGKSTVFNAVSRFLKPVSGTITFDGTDLLTRAPDRLAKLGIARTFQNLELFRNLSVLDNLMMGTHHRGRANIASAGLGLSTERREKSELRAEALEIAEFLGIRSYVAGPARSLPYGTQKLVELGRALLTKPRLLLLDEPVARMNDAEARELAGIIRAARDRWGISILLVEHDMSFVMGLCEKISVMNFGVLIKSGTPEEIRRDPAVILAYLGEE; encoded by the coding sequence ATGGCGCTTCTTGAGGTTTGTGGGCTCACCGTGAGGTTCGGCGGACTCTATGCCGTCCGGGACTTGAATCTGTCGGTCGAGGCGGGGGAGATACGAGGGCTGATCGGGCCGAACGGAGCCGGCAAGAGTACAGTGTTCAACGCGGTCTCAAGGTTCCTGAAACCCGTCTCGGGGACGATCACGTTCGACGGGACGGACCTTCTGACCCGGGCGCCCGACCGCCTTGCCAAGCTCGGGATCGCCCGCACATTTCAGAACCTCGAACTGTTTCGGAACCTCTCGGTGCTCGATAACCTCATGATGGGGACCCACCATCGCGGACGGGCCAACATCGCCTCCGCAGGCCTTGGCCTCTCGACGGAGCGCCGTGAGAAGTCGGAGCTCCGAGCGGAAGCCCTTGAGATCGCGGAGTTCCTCGGCATCCGCTCCTACGTCGCTGGTCCGGCGCGGTCGCTTCCCTACGGCACCCAGAAACTGGTTGAGCTCGGGCGAGCGCTTTTGACCAAGCCAAGGCTCCTCCTTCTGGACGAGCCGGTCGCCAGAATGAACGATGCGGAGGCCCGGGAACTCGCCGGGATCATCAGGGCGGCGCGGGACCGGTGGGGGATTTCCATCCTTCTGGTAGAGCACGACATGTCCTTTGTCATGGGGTTATGCGAGAAGATATCAGTCATGAACTTCGGCGTTCTGATCAAGAGCGGAACCCCTGAGGAGATTCGGCGCGACCCAGCGGTGATCTTAGCCTACCTCGGAGAGGAGTAG
- a CDS encoding branched-chain amino acid ABC transporter permease: MILQSAVQGLSYGALYALMAFGLVLIYKTMDIVNFANGEITMISAFVTFTLLVRMRMPIWAAILGTIAFAGIFGAAIERIFLRPVENGPLIGMIIVTMGLVMTVQGLALWIFGYNPAYMPPLVTGMPLRIGSIIITRDGLLQLGTALALSVVLYLLVQRTRLGPAMNRFTRARLRAVLTGLALVAFPWIVGRSGFLLYTEAMVGVSIMAATGLNILTGVAGARPFAFGVSLASDMACYYIALHQDGVCVHNRNRPRARSLRDIPSLRACEPALGDQGEDREKTEGQGRSGRCSAWRFLRFVGSP, translated from the coding sequence TTGATTCTTCAATCAGCGGTGCAAGGCCTCTCCTATGGCGCTCTCTATGCCCTGATGGCGTTCGGGCTGGTCTTGATCTATAAGACCATGGACATAGTCAACTTCGCGAACGGCGAGATCACAATGATATCCGCGTTCGTCACATTCACGCTCCTGGTTCGAATGCGCATGCCGATATGGGCCGCGATCCTCGGGACAATCGCGTTCGCGGGGATCTTCGGCGCGGCCATTGAGCGGATCTTCTTGAGGCCGGTGGAGAACGGGCCGCTCATTGGGATGATCATCGTCACGATGGGCCTGGTCATGACAGTGCAAGGCCTCGCCCTGTGGATCTTCGGCTACAACCCGGCCTACATGCCCCCTCTTGTCACAGGAATGCCTCTTCGGATCGGGTCCATCATAATCACCCGCGACGGTCTTCTCCAACTCGGAACGGCTCTGGCCCTCTCGGTGGTCCTTTATCTCCTCGTTCAACGTACCAGACTTGGCCCGGCGATGAACAGGTTCACCCGGGCTCGTCTGCGCGCCGTCTTGACCGGCCTTGCTCTCGTCGCGTTCCCCTGGATCGTGGGGCGGAGCGGGTTCCTCCTATACACCGAGGCGATGGTGGGCGTGTCGATCATGGCCGCCACCGGGCTCAACATTCTCACTGGGGTGGCTGGAGCGAGGCCGTTCGCTTTCGGCGTCAGCCTCGCGTCTGACATGGCCTGCTACTACATTGCCCTTCACCAGGATGGAGTCTGCGTCCACAATCGTAACAGGCCTCGCGCTCGCTCTCTGCGTGATATTCCTTCCTTACGGGCTTGCGAGCCTGCCCTGGGTGATCAGGGAGAAGACCGCGAGAAGACGGAGGGCCAGGGACGGTCGGGGAGGTGTTCCGCATGGCGCTTCTTGAGGTTTGTGGGCTCACCGTGA